In Phocoena phocoena chromosome 11, mPhoPho1.1, whole genome shotgun sequence, one DNA window encodes the following:
- the TMEM121B gene encoding transmembrane protein 121B — protein MTSNGWYNPSSQGGNLSSGGTLGEGWPDGQGQEGAGRVARAAGLGWGGDRFASVPSAAQFSACVSCSRFFYCFVDLAAPSPLFHLDRLRADIAGPAVTLMDAGHVRCSLPLAPWVQLVGPRRPPPIRPPGSHRFPRIPTLRPPRPNSAPRHPSPSSCRHGGRAFPPPGPESNPGFPAPPPALGWAAPRAVTAAVTARRQQPARARPRGSAPVRGSGRVGGREPRTMRPAPGAPRAAPPPARLQPRFPRGRSGSGSSSGGDTGSGSGSGSSSSSAGAEREDDDESASISRPLVPAGPPGSAAASCASTPTSPRSMTAADLGAGAVAGAVGGAGGASPGPSCRSCCCCCGRRARPGRGGGRRGCAPGPGCRWGYQALSVALLLAQGGLLDVYLIAVTDLYWCSWVATDLVVAAGWAIFFAKNSRGRRGAAHTHHPHHPHAAPLHLPAAPAAAAGAAGAKARGGRGGAGGPGPAGAAGAASEFAFAYLAWLIYSIAFTPKVVLILGTSILDLIELRAPFGTTGFRLTLALSAPLLYCLVRAIGEAGATPGSAGPLLLQPQRHRAAGCFLGTCLDLLDSSALVELMLDGRAPLPAHLRYLLLAAYFLALASPVLWLHELHAAAASPRGRASRPGGCSRLLRLLGGCLVDVPLLALRCLLAVSYQQPLSVFMLKNLFFLGCRGLEALEGCWDRETPASPSRAWAGYGAPPSAPLVPGAPQLGHCVSEDEGGAHGYVNTLAVASQN, from the exons atgaCTTCAAACGGCTGGTACAACCCAAGTTCCCAGGGAGGAAACCTGTCCTCAGGAGGTACCCTGGGCGAGGGCTGGCCTGATGGGCAAGGGCAGGAGGGAGCTGGGCGGGTGGCCAgggcagcaggtctggggtggggtggggacagattCGCCAGCGTCCCCTCGGCAGCCCAGTTCTCAGCCTGCGTCAGCTGCTCCCGCTTCTTCTACTGCTTCGTTGAC TTGGCAGCTCCCAGCCCGCTTTTTCACCTGGACCGGCTCCGTGCTGACATCGCCGGACCCGCTGTGACGCTCATGGATGCGGGCCACGTGCGCTGTTCGCTCCCCCTTGCCCCGT GGGTTCAGCTGGTGGGACCTCGCCGACCACCTCCCATCCGGCCGCCGGGATCCCATCGCTTCCCTCGGATTCCGACGCTGCGTCCTCCCCGCCCCAACTCCGCGCCCCGgcacccctccccttcctcctgccgACACGGCGGCCGGGCTTTCCCGCCTCCCGGCCCCGAATCCAATCCCGGtttccccgccccgcccccagctctcGGCTGGGCCGCCCCGCGCGCCGTCACCGCCGCCGTCACCGCGCGTCGGCAGCAGCCCGCGCGCGCCCGGCCACGGGGCTCGGCTCCGGTGCGCGGCTCCGGCCGGGTAGGCGGGAGGGAGCCGAGGACAATGCGCCCCGCGCCCGGCGCCCCCCgcgcggccccgccccccgcccggcTGCAGCCCCGGTTCCCGCGCGGCCGGAGCGGCTCgggcagcagcagcggcggcgacaccggcagcggcagcggcagcggcagcagcagcagcagcgcggGCGCCGAGCGGGAGGACGACGACGAGAGCGCCAGCATCAGCAGGCCGCTGGTGCCCGCCGGGCCCCCGGGGAGCGCCGCCGCCTCCTGCGCCTCCACGCCCACCTCCCCGCGTAGCATGACCGCCGCCGACCTGGGCGCGGGCGCCGTCGCCGGGGCCGTCGGGGGCGCGGGCGGCGCCAGCCCCGGCCCCTCCTGCCGTTCGTGTTGCTGCTGCTGCGGTCGCCGGGCTCGGCCGGGCCGCGGCGGTGGGCGCCGCGGCTGCGCCCCCGGCCCGGGCTGCCGCTGGGGCTACCAGGCGCTGTCCGTGGCGCTGCTGCTGGCGCAGGGCGGCCTGCTGGACGTGTACCTCATCGCTGTCACCGACCTGTACTGGTGCTCCTGGGTCGCCACCGACCTGGTGGTCGCGGCGGGCTGGGCCATCTTCTTCGCCAAGAACAGCCGGGGCCGTCGGGGCGCCGCGCACACCCACCACCCGCACCACCCGCACGCCGCGCCCCTGCACctgcccgccgcccccgccgccgctgcCGGGGCTGCGGGAGCCAAGGCGCGCGGCGGCCGCGGGGGCGCGGGCGGCCCGGGGCCGGCGGGGGCGGCCGGCGCGGCCAGCGAGTTCGCCTTCGCCTACTTGGCCTGGCTCATCTACTCCATCGCCTTCACGCCCAAGGTGGTGCTCATCCTGGGCACGTCCATCCTGGACCTCATCGAGCTGCGCGCGCCCTTCGGCACCACGGGCTTCCGCCTCACCCTGGCGCTGTCGGCGCCGCTGCTCTACTGCCTGGTGCGGGCCATCGGCGAGGCGGGCGCCACCCCCGGCTCCGCGGGCCCCCTGCTCCTGCAGCCCCAGCGGCACCGCGCCGCCGGCTGCTTCCTGGGCACGTGCCTGGACCTGCTGGACAGCTCCGCCCTGGTGGAGCTGATGCTGGACGGCCGCGCGCCGCTGCCCGCGCACCTGCGCTACCTGCTCCTCGCCGCCTACTTCCTCGCGCTCGCCTCGCCGGTGCTCTGGCTCCACGAGCTCCACGCCGCTGCCGCCTCGCCCCGGGGCCGGGCCTCGCGGCCGGGAGGCTGCAGCCGCCTGCTGCGCCTGCTGGGCGGCTGCCTCGTGGACGTACCCTTGCTGGCGCTGCGCTGCCTGCTGGCCGTGAGCTACCAGCAACCGCTCTCCGTCTTCATGCTCAAGAACCTCTTCTTCCTCGGCTGCCGCGGCCTGGAGGCCCTGGAGGGCTGCTGGGACAGGGAGACCCCGGCGTCCCCGAGTCGGGCTTGGGCAGGCTACGGCGCTCCGCCCTCCGCCCCGTTGGTGCCGGGAGCCCCCCAGCTGGGCCACTGCGTCTCGGAGGACGAGGGGGGCGCCCACGGCTACGTCAACACCCTGGCTGTGGCTTCCCAAAACTGA